The nucleotide sequence TCTGTCGTTGCTGCCGCTGATGGCGCCGTCGATGCTTCCGGGCATTGCCCTGGTGTATCTGTTTGGTAACCAGGGCCTGTTGCGCGACGTGCTGTCGGACAACATCTACGGCTTCTGGGGCATTGTCCTGGGTGAGGTGATCTACACCTTTCCCCACGCGCTGATGATTCTGTTGTCGGCATTGTCCCTGGCGGATGCGCGACTGTTCGATGCAGCGTCAAGCATGGGCGCCAGTCCGGCCCGGGCGTTTCGCAGCATTACCTGGCCGGCGACGCGCCAGGCCGTGTTCGGCGCGTTTTGCCTGGTGTTCACCCTGACCATTACCGACTTCGGCGTGCCCGTGGTGGTGGGTGGTGATTATCAAGTGCTGGCGCTGGAAGCCTACAAGGCGGTGGTCGGCCAGCAGCAGTTCGGCCGGGGGGCCTTGATCGGCATGGTGCTGCTGCTGCCCGCGCTGTTCAGCTTCGGCGTCGATGCATGGCTGCGTCGTCGCCAGGGCGACGCCATGAGTGGCCGTGCCCAAGCCTTTCAGCCGACTCCGTCGCGGCTGCGCGATGGCTGCTACCTGGTGATTGTCCTGTTGATGTGCGCGGTGTTGCTGCTGGTGTTCGGCATGGCGGTGTATTCATCGCTGGTGAAGTTCTGGCCGTACAACCTGTCGCTGTCGTTGGACCACTATCACTTCAGCGATACCGCGGGCGGCGGCTGGTTGGCCTATCGCAACAGCCTGACCATGGCGCTGTGTACCGCGTTGATCGGCAGCGTGCTGATTTTTACCGGCGCCTATCTGATGGAGAAAACCCCAAGCCAGCGCGGGCTGAACCTGGCGCTGCGCATGCTCAGCTTTGTACCGATGGCGGTACCGGGCCTGGTCCTGGGCCTGGGCTACGTGTTCTTTTTCAACCTCCCCGGCAACCCGTTGCACGTGTTCTACGCAACCATGACGTTGCTGGTGGTGTGCACCATTGCTCATTATTTGACCACTGCGCAAATGACCGCCACCACCGCTCTGCGCCAACTGGATGCCGAATTCGAAGCCGCCGCGCTGTCCCTCAAGGCGCCGCTGTACCGCCATTACCTGCGTGTCACGCTGCCGATCTGCCTGCCGGCACTGCTGGATATCGTCCGTTACCTGTTCGTGTCGGGGATGACCACCGTGTCCGCCGCGATCTTCCTCTACAGCCCCGACACCCTCCTCGCGGCGGTGGCGGTCCTGAACATGGACGACGCCGGCAACGTCGGTGGCGCGGCAGCCATGTCGACCCTGATTCTGTTCACCTCGGCCGGCGTGTCGCTGCTGCTGGCGTGGGCCTCACGCGGTTTGTTGCGCCGCTCTCAGGCTTGGCGCCAAACCGCGCCGGGTCAATAACTCTGTCCTGATCAAAGGAAACGCACCATGTTCAAGCCCTTGGCGTCAGCCGCTGTTGTGCTCACCGCGTTCAGCCTGAATGCGTTCGCCGCGAAAACCGAGTTGACGGTCTACACGGCCCTCGAAGCCGAACAATTGAAGACCTACAAGAACGCCTTTGAAGCGGCCAATCCAGACGTTGAAATCAAGTGGGTGCGTGACTCCACCGGGATTATCACCGCCAAGCTGCTGGCCGAAAAAGCCCGCCCGCAGGCCGATGCAATCTGGGGCCTGGCGGCCTCCAGCCTGGCGATCCTGGATCAGCAAGGCATGCTGCAAGGCTATGCGCCGAAAGACTTGGACAAGATTGGCGCGAACTATCGCGACGCGGCCAATCCGCCGGCCTGGGTCGGCATGGACGTGTGGGCCGCGACGCTCTGCTTCAACACCGTTGAAGCCGAAAAACAGGGGCTGAGCAAGCCGGTCAGTTGGCAGGATCTGACCAAGCCTGAGTACAAGGGCAAGATCGTCATGCCTAATCCGGCATCGTCCGGCACCGGCTTCCTCGACGTCAGCGCCTGGTTGCAGA is from Pseudomonas mucidolens and encodes:
- a CDS encoding putative 2-aminoethylphosphonate ABC transporter permease subunit; the protein is MPADMSLPLRDPMTRQAARADIGDRVFVLGGKLLLLCLLSIAVLLPLLAIFWRGFSAEAGQGGGWVAARELLSSANFHWLLGNSLKVSLSVACIVVPLAYLFAYALQRTLIPGKTVWRGLSLLPLMAPSMLPGIALVYLFGNQGLLRDVLSDNIYGFWGIVLGEVIYTFPHALMILLSALSLADARLFDAASSMGASPARAFRSITWPATRQAVFGAFCLVFTLTITDFGVPVVVGGDYQVLALEAYKAVVGQQQFGRGALIGMVLLLPALFSFGVDAWLRRRQGDAMSGRAQAFQPTPSRLRDGCYLVIVLLMCAVLLLVFGMAVYSSLVKFWPYNLSLSLDHYHFSDTAGGGWLAYRNSLTMALCTALIGSVLIFTGAYLMEKTPSQRGLNLALRMLSFVPMAVPGLVLGLGYVFFFNLPGNPLHVFYATMTLLVVCTIAHYLTTAQMTATTALRQLDAEFEAAALSLKAPLYRHYLRVTLPICLPALLDIVRYLFVSGMTTVSAAIFLYSPDTLLAAVAVLNMDDAGNVGGAAAMSTLILFTSAGVSLLLAWASRGLLRRSQAWRQTAPGQ
- a CDS encoding putative 2-aminoethylphosphonate ABC transporter substrate-binding protein, with the translated sequence MFKPLASAAVVLTAFSLNAFAAKTELTVYTALEAEQLKTYKNAFEAANPDVEIKWVRDSTGIITAKLLAEKARPQADAIWGLAASSLAILDQQGMLQGYAPKDLDKIGANYRDAANPPAWVGMDVWAATLCFNTVEAEKQGLSKPVSWQDLTKPEYKGKIVMPNPASSGTGFLDVSAWLQTFGEKQGWQYMDDLHQNIGQYVHSGSKPCKLAASGEFPIGISFEYPAVQLKRQGAPLDIVLPKEGLGWEIEATAVIKGTAHAEAAKKLADFSASPAAMELYKENFAVLAQPGIAKPQTELPADYEQRLIKNDFAWASKNRDKILAEWRKRYDGKSEKQ